The genomic interval TATTGCTATAGCGGACGCCCGCGCACCCTGATCGCGTGCCATTGCCTCGACTGCCAGAAGCAGACCGGCGCCACCAATCTGCTCACGCTGATTGGCGATCGCGTCGCGTTCACGCACGAGCAGGGCGATGTCGTCCGCTATCGCAAAACCGCCGACAGCGGCCGCTTTGCCGACTACGTGCGCTGCGCCCAGTGTGGTGTCCGCGTCTGGCACGAGCCGCTTGCGGCGCCGGAATATTGCTTCATCGCCGTCGGCACGCTCGACGATCCGTCTTGGGTCGTTCCTGTCGCCCACATCTGGACATCACGCGCCGCGCCGTCCGCACAGATTCCGCCCGATGCCTACGCGACCCCGCAATCGCCCGCCGCCGATCGCTCCGATCTCTTCGCTGCGTTCGACCGCACCTATCCGCGCTAGCTCACTTCAGCCCGCCCATCTTGCGGATTGCGCTCCATTCGGCCGCCGTCACCGGCTGCACCGAGAGCCGCGAATTCTTCACCAGCACCATATCGGCCAACTTCTTGTCCGCCTTGATCGTTGCCAGCGTCACCGGCGTCTTCAGCGGCTCAACGGCCTTCAGATCAACGCAGACGAACGCCCCGGTTTTATCGGTCGGATCGACATACGCCTCTTTCACCACCGTGCTGACGCCGACGACCTCTTTGCCGTCGCCGGAATGATAGAAGAAGACGCTATCGCCCTTCTTCATCGCCTTGAGGTGCGTCTTGGCCTGATGGTTGCGCACGCCGGTCCAGGCGTCCGCGCCCTTCTTGACGTGTTGGTCCCAGGACCACGTTTCCGGTTCGCTT from Terricaulis silvestris carries:
- a CDS encoding EVE domain-containing protein, translated to MAHWLVKSEPETWSWDQHVKKGADAWTGVRNHQAKTHLKAMKKGDSVFFYHSGDGKEVVGVSTVVKEAYVDPTDKTGAFVCVDLKAVEPLKTPVTLATIKADKKLADMVLVKNSRLSVQPVTAAEWSAIRKMGGLK
- a CDS encoding GFA family protein, with product MTKAALPDPPYRGGCLCGSVRYCYSGRPRTLIACHCLDCQKQTGATNLLTLIGDRVAFTHEQGDVVRYRKTADSGRFADYVRCAQCGVRVWHEPLAAPEYCFIAVGTLDDPSWVVPVAHIWTSRAAPSAQIPPDAYATPQSPAADRSDLFAAFDRTYPR